A DNA window from Syngnathus typhle isolate RoL2023-S1 ecotype Sweden linkage group LG2, RoL_Styp_1.0, whole genome shotgun sequence contains the following coding sequences:
- the LOC133150311 gene encoding uncharacterized protein K02A2.6-like, which translates to MVCYRKLFRRQQKILCCRKFHTIYRMDGREESAQGFTYLCVADGLLLRQNRIVIPQSMRQDMLQRIHEGHLGVEKCKRRARGAVYWPGINKDIEEMIQQCETCLKHHYKQTKEPMLIVDPPTAPWQKVGTDLFHLHGKDYLLVIDYYSNYPEVAQLSSTSAQSVITHMKGFFARHGIPRCVVSDNGPQYDCGEFSEFAQVYGFQHVTSSPLYPQANGQAGKGVQIVKRLLKKAKDCKADPYLALLSYRSAALECGASPAELLMHRKLRTTLPHISRHNDNRDTDGLTDKRMRLKYRQKMNDDKTATQLEPLQERDVVRIEGPESWDRKARVPSEVGPRSFVVETENGQVLRRNRRSLLKTRDIENRAEEVGAEQPEGATPDVHHSEPPSPPSMTVTLRRSTRPRKPPGRLIEQE; encoded by the coding sequence ATGGTATGCTACAGAAAATTGTTCAGGAGACAGCAAAAGATCCTCTGCTGCAGAAAGTTTCACACCATCTACAGAATGGATGGTCGAGAGGAGTCTGCCCAGGGTTTTACCTACTTGTGTGTGGCGGATGGGCTGCTACTGCGACAAAACAGGATTGTCATTCCGCAATCCATGCGCCAGGACATGCTTCAGCGTATACATGAAGGACATCTGGGCGTGGAGAAATGCAAAAGGAGAGCAAGAGGAGCAGTTTATTGGCCGGGCATCAACAAAGACATTGAGGAGATGATACAGCAGTGCGAAACGTGTCTCAAacatcattacaaacaaacaaaagagccgATGCTAATCGTAGACCCACCCACTGCACCATGGCAAAAAGTGGGAACAGATTTGTTTCATCTGCATGGCAAGGACTATCTTCTGGTGATAGACTATTATTCTAACTATCCAGAAGTTGCACAATTATCCAGTACATCAGCACAGTCTGTCATCACACACATGAAAGGGTTTTTTGCCAGACATGGAATCCCGCGATGTGTtgtcagtgacaatggtccacaataTGACTGTGGGGAATTCAGTGAGTTTGCACAGGTATATGGATTTCAACATGTCACCTCTAGCCCGTTGTATCCACAGGCTAATGGACAAGCTGGAAAAGGGGTGCAGATTGTAAAGAGACTgttgaaaaaagcaaaagactGTAAAGCTGACCCTTACCTGGCTTTGCTAAGCTACAGGTCTGCAGCTCTGGAGTGTGGTGCATCACCTGCTGAGCTACTCATGCATCGCAAGCTGCGCACCACACTTCCACACATTTCAAGACACAATGATAACAGAGACACAgatggactgactgacaaacgaATGAGACTCAAGTACAGACAGAAAATGAACGATGATAAAACCGCAACACAACTGGAACCTCTTCAGGAAAGGGATGTTGTGAGGATTGAGGGTCCTGAGTCCTGGGACAGAAAAGCCAGAGTCCCCAGTGAAGTAGGTCCCAGGTCTTTTGTGGTCGAGACAGAGAATGGACAGGTATTAAGGAGAAACAGAAGGAGtctgttaaagactcgggacattGAGAATCGAGCTGAGGAGGTTGGAGCTGAACAGCCAGAAGGTGCTACTCCAGATGTGCACCACAGTGAGCCTCCTTCACCTCCCTCAATGACCGTGACACTCAGAAGGTCTACTAGACCTAGAAAGCCCCCTGGGAGGCTCAtagaacaagagtga